Part of the Planctomycetota bacterium genome is shown below.
CACCAATGGGTCAAGCGGAGCGGTCACAAAGGTCTTTCGACCTCACGACGCTGCGTCAAGATTGGGTAAAGGTGCCCGCGCGGTGCGGATGCGGAAACCCCGATAGACTCGCCCGCCCCCCCTCTCCCCATGACGCCCGTCCGACTCGACCACGTCACCAAACGCTTCGGCGAGACCGTCGCCCTCGACGCGACCAGCCTCACCATCGACGCCGGCGAACTCTTCTTCCTCCTCGGCCCGTCCGGCTGTGGCAAGAGCACGCTCCTCCGCCTCATCGCCGGGCTCCACGAACCCACCGACGGCCGCATCTACTTCGGCGAGCAGGACGTGACCGGCCTCGGCACCGAAAAGCGCAACGCTGTCATGTGCTTCCAGAGCTACGCCCTCTGGCCTCACATGTCCGTCCGCGACAACGTGAAGTTCGGCCTCGACGTCAAAGGCACCACCGGCGACGCCAAGCGACAGAAGATCGACGAGGCGCTCGAGCTGGTCCGCATGACCGAGTACGCCGACCGCAAGCCCAACCAACTCTCCGGCGGCCAGCAGCAACGTGTCGCGCTCGCGCGGGCGATCGCGGTCGAGCCGGACGTGCTGCTGCTCGACGAGCCGCTGTCGAATCTGGATGCCAAGCTGCGTCACGAGATGCGCAGCGAAATCCGCCGCATCTGCAAGACCAGCGGCCTGACG
Proteins encoded:
- a CDS encoding ABC transporter ATP-binding protein, which produces MTPVRLDHVTKRFGETVALDATSLTIDAGELFFLLGPSGCGKSTLLRLIAGLHEPTDGRIYFGEQDVTGLGTEKRNAVMCFQSYALWPHMSVRDNVKFGLDVKGTTGDAKRQKIDEALELVRMTEYADRKPNQLSGGQQQRVALARAIAVEPDVLLLDEPLSNLDAKLRHEMRSEIRRICKTSGLTTVYVTHDQKEALSVADRIAVLKDGRVMQVGSPGDLYHHPATAFVADFVGHTNLLDGDVADGVSVETAIGRLSTRQTDLTGKVKVSIRPEQMSLVSDAAAANKLTGVAKSTTFLGEASEHDVEVAGRMLRAVAAPPRFDVKEGDSVTLAFDAEDVAVLPG